The window GTCGGGCATCGGCGTCTCCGTGCCGTCGGCGTAGTCGGCGAAGGTGGGGTCGCTGAGTATCACGCCGCCCTCCTCCGCGGCAGGGGCCGCCGCCGGATTAAGGACCGCAACCTGTCGACCGTCCACGAATCGCGGGGCGGAAGCGGCTTCAGCCGCATCCGTTCCACGGGCATTGAAACGCGGACGCCGCGAGGAACGGACCCAAAGGTGGTCGCGTTCATCGTGACGCCGCCTTTGCGCGGCGGTCGATCCACCGGATAACATCCTTCAATCGCCACACCCTGCGCCGGCCGATCAGGAACGACGGTGGCGCCCACGGTGCGATCCCTCTTTTCGCGTCACCGTAAACACCTTGATCGATCGTCTTCGGGGAGAGGTCCAGCAGCACCGCTAACTCCTCCTTGCCGATGCACCGGAGCGCCTGGAGATCGGGAGGGAGTTCCGGGAGAGGACGATGGGAGCGGGTTGTCATTTATTTACCTCGAAGAGTTCTTCAACGGGCACGTCAAGGATGGAGGCGAGACGCCGGATAACATCATCTGATGCACCGCGTTGTCCACGTTCAAGGCGGGAGAGGAAGGGAGCGGAAATACCAGCGGGAGCTGCTACGTCTGCGAGGCGCTGTCCGCGTAGCAGCCGGCGAGCCCGAATAGCTGAAATCGTGTTCCGTTCCATCGCCCCTCCGCCCCGGAATCTCCCGGGGATGCCTAATCCTACCCCGAGCGGAGGAACGCTGGCAAGGAAAATGCCTTATGTTACGGTAGTTTATAGGAACAAATGGGAAGTCGTTTTCGAGGTGCTATTTGTTCCCGGTCGCCTCCGGGAATCTGCGCCGGAACCGTTCAATCTCCTTCTTGATGCTTGTCGCCGTCACCTTCTTCCCACCGAGACACGCCTGGCGCAATAGTGCGATCGCCTCGTATGCGCCATCCGTCTGGATCGTCTTCCGCTTGCCGTCGAGTAGGAGCCGACGCAGACCGCGGAGAAGTCCCGGGACGCGAAGGTCGAGCTGCTTCCTGCCCGGACTGCTGAACACGGCGAAATACTCCTCCAGCATGAGGAGCGCGAGCATAATGGTCTTGTCGTCCAATTCGGGCGCACTGGGCAGGGTTCGGCACACGGCGGATGCGATGCTCGATCTTGTGCCGTCGAGTTCGGACCTGAGGATCTTATAAAGCCCCCGCGCCGCCTGCTGAGCGTTCTGCATTAGTGCCCTGTTCGAGAAGTGTCCATTTGCGCGTTCAGGGAAATGTGACCAGTACGCGCATGTCCTTATCACCTCCCAGAGGACTGCATCGTCGTATCCTCGATCCGCGAGAAGGCGAAACGCGGGCGCTGCGGCGGGGTGCCGGACGAACGTGATGGCCGGTGCTTTGAGTTCGTCGGGGATCATCGCGTTGATGCCCTCGATGATCGGAGCGGTCCAGTCGTCGGGAAGGGGGATTTCTTTTTTCATCGTTCCACCTCCTGCGGTGATCCTGCTTCGGTTGCCCTCGGGGGAGGCGGAGCAGGATCCGCCCCGACGCCGGGATCAGCGGCGCCGTTCCCCCGAAGATGGTGAACTACTCGTTCGCCACGACCTGCGCCACCTGCGGCGCGTCCAGACGGTTGACGGCTTCCCGGTTCTCCCCCGGGACCAGGTGCCCGTACAAGTCCACCGTGATCTGAATGGAATGATGGCCGAGTTGATCGCGGACGTAGGCCAGGGATTCCTTGTTCGCGATGAGCCAGCTCGCGTAACTATGACGGAGATCGTGGAACCGGATCTTCCGGAGCTTCGCCTTGCGCAGCACTACCTCGAACCGCTTGCGGACGTTCACGCCGTCGTATGGCGTCAATTCGTCGGTCACGAATACCTGCGCAGGCACCGTCACGCCGGCCTTCAGCGCCTCCGCCTTCACCCTGGTCTGATGCTGTAGCAGAACCGCCTTGAGCCGATCGTTCATGTCCACCCTGCGCGTCTTCCCCGACTTCGGCGTCCCGGTGATCCCGCGCCACGTCGAGCGCCGCACCTCGATGAAGTTCCCGTTCCAGTCGATGTCGCCCCACTCCAGCGCGATCAGTTCCCCCTGCCGCATCCCCGTACGCATGGCGCACAACAGCAGCGGGAACGTCCTGCCGTAATACTTCTCCGCCGTCTTCAGGACAAGATCCCCCTCCGCCGGCGAGAGGATGTCCACCTTCTCACGGCGGGATCCGATCTTGATGAACCGCCCCGGACGAAGCGCGGGGTTCGCGGCGACGATGCCGTCCTCGATGGCGTGATTGTAGATCGCGGAGATTGTGCGGACCGCGTAGACCACGGTGCGGGCGGAGAGGGTCGGGTCCTTGACCTTCTTGTCCTCCGTCTTCTTCGGAACCTTGCGACCCTCCTGGAGGAGGGCGAAGCACAGCTCCTTGATCTCATCCCGCGCGATCTCGGCGAGAGGTCGATCCTTCAGCGCCGGCAGGATCAGGTTATCCAGCAGGGACTCGTATCCTCGCTTCGAGGAGGGTTTGAGGTTCGTCGCGACGTGGCCGTCAAGCCAGTCTTTCGCATATTCGCCGAAGGTGATCGGCTTGTTCGCCTCCTCTTCCGCCTCCTGCCGGCGAACCTCGGCCTTCGGGGTCGTCGCCCCCGTCATCCGCTGCAACCTGATGCCGGCCACCTTGTCAGGCGTCCACTTCCGCATCCGACCGATCCGATCCGATTCGCGCCCGATCTTCTCATCGTAGGATTTCCGCTCGCCCGAGACCCTGTAGGTGATGTAGTAGACCTTATCCGGCCGGGGAGGATCCGATCCCGGCACCGTGCTGTCGAGATACCAGACGCCCGCGTACCCCTTCACGTGATTCCGTTTCGGCATCGCCCCTATCCTCCTTCCAGCCATTTCCAGCCACGCTTCTTCCACGTACCATCCATGCGCTGACTGGTAATCAATTCATGGATGGAAACATCGCCCCGATCATTTTCCAGCCATATTTCCAGCCAATAATAGGGTAACGGTAGGAGGTGATAGGTGTCAAGATGTTTCTAACGTGCTGATATTGTTATATGGTGGCATTCGGTAGGAACAGGTAGGAAACGGCCTTTATTGATTCGTAATCAGCAGGTCGTCGGTTCAATCCCGACCGCCGGCTCCACGAAATCAAGAATTCAAAGATTTCCCGGGAGAACCAGAGCCGCATCGCTGGAAAGGCGCTGGTGAAGCCGCCCGCAGGTCCCACACGGATCCCGTTTGGCGCGTATTCCCCCGCAACATACACTCGAGGGGAACCCGGTTCCCCGCAAGAGGGAGGCGTTGCGGATGGGTAGCCCCAGGGACATTCCGGGGGAAGGAATCCTCGGGAATATATATTTTGCTTTCAACAACCCGTTTCGATATGCTTCAAGCACATCTCTGGATCTCCCATTATGAACGAAACTCCAATCTGAGCCTTTTTGGGAAGGAGTCCATGAATCGCATAATTTCCGGAATGTTACTCCATGCGATGGTTTTTTCCTTCATTACGGCAAATGCATGGGCCGCGCCGAATTGGTGGAAAGGCGTCAATGAGCCGGTCCAACCAATCGACGATGCGGCACCGAGGACGGAAGCCCCGAACGTCATCGAGAAAGCGCGATACAAAGTATCCCATCCCAGCTACGTTGCGTTGAAACTCGGCGCGTATTTTCCGCAATTCAGTGATTTGAATATTTATGATACGGGATTCAACGGAGAAATCGCGTTGGGCCACTACTTCACTCCGAATGTTGCCTTGGAATTTAGCGCCGGGTATCTTGAAACATCGAGTGATCGAGGAAGTGCAGATGTAACATCATATCCGATCCTCCTGAGTATCAAAGGAGCAATCCCGGTACCAGGTGGGGAGTTTTATGTATTGGCAGGGGGGGGTATTTATATTACCAACATAGAATCCGGCAGCAATATCAACAGTGACGATACTCCGTTCGGGTTCCAGTTGGGCGTTGGAGGGAACTTCAATCTGTCGGAGTATGTGTTCCTGGGTTTGGAAGGTAAATATTTTTTCGCAAAACCTTCTTTCGACCTGCCTGGGGGTACATCCTACGAACCCCATATTGATGGTCTTCAGGCCACGGCGAACATCGGTTACCGTTTCTAATTATTTCTTACGCCCATGCGTCCCGCCTGTCGGATGATGCTCCGGATCATGTCCGGGAAGATGAAGGCGTGGAACGGGAGCATGGAGTACCAGTAGAGCCTGCCCAGCAATCCCTTCGGGTAATGGTACGCGGTCTGGACGAGGGTGTCCCCCTCGATCCGGAACTCGAGCCACGCCTTCCCGGCAACCTTCATCTGGGCCTCCAGGAGGAGCCTCCGGTTCTCCCGCAGTTCGATCACCCTCCAGACGTCCAGGATGTCCCCCACCCGCAGGTTCGATTCCGTCCTGCGCCCGACCGAATCCCCGAACCCCCCGGCCAGCTTGTCCATCAGCCCCCGGATCCGCCAGAGCAGGTCGAAGCGGAACCAGCCGTGATCCCCGCCGATGGACTTCACCGCCCGAAAGATCTTCTGCGGGGGGATCTTCCCGAAGCTCTCCCGACGTACGTCGCGATAAACGGAGCGGGAGATCTCCTCGTCCGGGTTTGAGCGGGAGACGGTGCCGATGCTGTCCGTCCACCGGCTGATCACTTCCTCGTGCTCGATCGTCTCGATGGCCCGGGCCACGGCGACGTGGAAGGGGGCTTGCGAGACCCCCGGGAAAAGGCTCCTTGCCGTCTCCGTCGACATACCGCCGCCGGTCTTTCCCACCGTGGCCAGGATCTGAAGGAACTTGGCGGCAACGCGGGCGGAGAACGGGGTCAGCAGCATCAGAACGACGGGGGAGAGGCGTTTCCCCTCGATCGGAAGCGGAAGGAACGCCCTCCGGAGCCCCATGACCCGGGCGGTTTCGGAGAGCATGGCCCGGAAACTTCGGGGTTCGAGCCCGACCTCCACCTCGACGGAGCGGTCCAGGGGAATGTGGATCGCGTGGATGAGGTACTCCAGAACGTCGCGCACGCCGATCACGGTGAACTCCGGCTCCATCCACCGGGGCGTCGGCAGGACCGGCATCTTCTGGGCCAGGTTTCTCAACGCCTCGAAGAGCAGGCTCCCCGACCCCAGGATGAGGCCCGCCCGGAACCACACGGTCCGGATCCGGTCGGGGCGGGCGCTGAGAACCCCCCCGATATCGACCATGGCCTTGAGCGGGTCGTTCCCGGCCGCTTCCCTGCCGTAGGGCCCCAGGAAGATGATCCGCCGCACGCCCGCTCGGATGCAGGCGTCCCGGTACACCCCCGGAAACACCCTCCGGCGCTCCTCGAATTCCGCGTCGGCGCCGACGAAGCGCACCGGGTAGAAGGCGACGTCGATCCCCTCGGTCGCCTTCCGGAGGACCTCCGCGTCGAGGGGGTCGCCCTCGACGATTTCCGGGATCGCCTCCGCCGCATCGCCCAGTCGCGCGCGGTCCATTATGAGGACCCGTAGGCGCACCTCGGGGCGGTCCAGAAGTTTGAACATCAGCCTCCGGCCGAGGTAGCTCGTCGGCCCCGGCAGCAGGACACGTATCGTTCCGTCTTCGGCCATTATCTCCCGCATATCCTACCATTCCGGGTTTCGTAATCAGCAGTCGGCTTCCCGATCCCGGCCTCCGGCTACAATTTTCGCTTGAATTGCGTTCGCGAATCGTCGTCGGGGAAGAGCGGACTGCCCGAACCGGGGCGTCACCGCCCCGGTCGGATCGACATCCTGCCGTTGGAAGATCAGATCACGGCCGTCACCGGCATCCTGCCTTTCGTCAACTCAGCGGTTGACCGATTTCATCGACTCGGCGGGGTACCGCATCCCCGCCACGGCCGACGCCGGAACCGCCGCCTCGACCCGCGCGACGTCCTCGTCCGACAAGGAGACCGACAGGGCGGAAACATTCTCTTCCAGCCGCTCGCGCCGCTTCGTCCCAGGAATCGGGACGATGTCCTTCCCGCGCGACAGCACCCAGGCCAGCGCGAGCTGGGCGGGGGTGCACCCCTTGTCGCGCGCGACCGCCTCGAACGCCCGCAGCAGCTCCACGTTCCGTTCGAGGTTCTCCCCCTCGAATCGCGGCGAGGTCCGGCGGAAGTCCTTCTCGAACAGGTCCTCCCTGCTTTTCACCCTCCCGGCGAAGAACCCTCGCCCCAGGGGCGAGAAGGGGACGAACCCGATCCCCAGCTCGCGGCACGCGGCGAGCGCTCCGTTCTCCTCGGGGTCCCGGGTCCAGAGGGAGTACTCGCTCTGGACCGCGGCGATCGGGTGGACTCCGCTCGCCCGGCGGATCGTCGCGGCCGCCGACTCGGAAAGCCCGAGGAACCGGACCTTCCCCTCGCGGACGAGCTCCGCCATCGCGCCCACGGTCTCCTCGATCGGCGTGTCGGGATCCACGCGGTGCAGGTAGTAGAGGTCGATCACGTCCACCCCGAGACGCGCAAGGGAAGCCTCGCAGGCGGAGCGCACATACGCGGGTTTCCCGCTCACTCCCTTCCAGCTCCCGTCCTCCCCGCGGAGCAGCCCGAACTTCGTCGCGAGGACGACCCGCCCCCGGCGATCCCGGATCGCCTTGCCGACCAGGATCTCGTTGTGCCCGAGGCCGTAGATGTCGCTCGTGTCAAGGAGGTCGATCCCGAGATCGAGCGCGCGGTGGATCGTGGCGACCGACTCCGCCTCGTCGGCGGGACCGTAGAACTCGGACATCCCCATGCAGCCGAGTCCCATCGCCGACACCGCGAGCCCGCCCTTCCCAAGCGCCCTCCGCTCCATCGCCACCCTCCCTGCTTCCGGGAATCGTCCCGTTCCGATGCCCCGATGCCGTATCCATTGTATTATACGGCTGGCATCCGGAGACGATCGCACGGGAGGGGTCGCGATGGGCACGTTGAAGGGAAAGACGCTCTTCATCACCGGGGGAAGCCGGGGGATCGGTCTGGCGATCGCGCGGCGGGCCGCGGCGG is drawn from bacterium and contains these coding sequences:
- a CDS encoding helix-turn-helix transcriptional regulator; this translates as MERNTISAIRARRLLRGQRLADVAAPAGISAPFLSRLERGQRGASDDVIRRLASILDVPVEELFEVNK
- a CDS encoding site-specific integrase, yielding MPKRNHVKGYAGVWYLDSTVPGSDPPRPDKVYYITYRVSGERKSYDEKIGRESDRIGRMRKWTPDKVAGIRLQRMTGATTPKAEVRRQEAEEEANKPITFGEYAKDWLDGHVATNLKPSSKRGYESLLDNLILPALKDRPLAEIARDEIKELCFALLQEGRKVPKKTEDKKVKDPTLSARTVVYAVRTISAIYNHAIEDGIVAANPALRPGRFIKIGSRREKVDILSPAEGDLVLKTAEKYYGRTFPLLLCAMRTGMRQGELIALEWGDIDWNGNFIEVRRSTWRGITGTPKSGKTRRVDMNDRLKAVLLQHQTRVKAEALKAGVTVPAQVFVTDELTPYDGVNVRKRFEVVLRKAKLRKIRFHDLRHSYASWLIANKESLAYVRDQLGHHSIQITVDLYGHLVPGENREAVNRLDAPQVAQVVANE
- a CDS encoding porin family protein, with translation MNRIISGMLLHAMVFSFITANAWAAPNWWKGVNEPVQPIDDAAPRTEAPNVIEKARYKVSHPSYVALKLGAYFPQFSDLNIYDTGFNGEIALGHYFTPNVALEFSAGYLETSSDRGSADVTSYPILLSIKGAIPVPGGEFYVLAGGGIYITNIESGSNINSDDTPFGFQLGVGGNFNLSEYVFLGLEGKYFFAKPSFDLPGGTSYEPHIDGLQATANIGYRF
- a CDS encoding SDR family oxidoreductase, with the protein product MAEDGTIRVLLPGPTSYLGRRLMFKLLDRPEVRLRVLIMDRARLGDAAEAIPEIVEGDPLDAEVLRKATEGIDVAFYPVRFVGADAEFEERRRVFPGVYRDACIRAGVRRIIFLGPYGREAAGNDPLKAMVDIGGVLSARPDRIRTVWFRAGLILGSGSLLFEALRNLAQKMPVLPTPRWMEPEFTVIGVRDVLEYLIHAIHIPLDRSVEVEVGLEPRSFRAMLSETARVMGLRRAFLPLPIEGKRLSPVVLMLLTPFSARVAAKFLQILATVGKTGGGMSTETARSLFPGVSQAPFHVAVARAIETIEHEEVISRWTDSIGTVSRSNPDEEISRSVYRDVRRESFGKIPPQKIFRAVKSIGGDHGWFRFDLLWRIRGLMDKLAGGFGDSVGRRTESNLRVGDILDVWRVIELRENRRLLLEAQMKVAGKAWLEFRIEGDTLVQTAYHYPKGLLGRLYWYSMLPFHAFIFPDMIRSIIRQAGRMGVRNN
- a CDS encoding aldo/keto reductase, with the translated sequence MERRALGKGGLAVSAMGLGCMGMSEFYGPADEAESVATIHRALDLGIDLLDTSDIYGLGHNEILVGKAIRDRRGRVVLATKFGLLRGEDGSWKGVSGKPAYVRSACEASLARLGVDVIDLYYLHRVDPDTPIEETVGAMAELVREGKVRFLGLSESAAATIRRASGVHPIAAVQSEYSLWTRDPEENGALAACRELGIGFVPFSPLGRGFFAGRVKSREDLFEKDFRRTSPRFEGENLERNVELLRAFEAVARDKGCTPAQLALAWVLSRGKDIVPIPGTKRRERLEENVSALSVSLSDEDVARVEAAVPASAVAGMRYPAESMKSVNR